One Methanobrevibacter oralis DNA window includes the following coding sequences:
- the rnc gene encoding ribonuclease III yields MNLFEKFGIVTENEHLYEIAFTHGSYSSDNNLKYSYERLEFLGDAVLSLIVSEYLYNKYPDCEEGSLTKLRANFVCQSALIFYSHELNLRDYIRISSDNIYLTENEILSVTADIFESFLGAIFLDQGIEFAKDFVSKTIFKYIDEGRVFFFDYKSLIKEYGDSCELRVSYEILDEIGFPHDKTFTMAILIDGKQMGIGKGKNKKEAEQAAAKEAISKLNIGVLNEK; encoded by the coding sequence ATGAATTTATTTGAAAAATTTGGTATTGTAACTGAAAATGAACATTTATATGAAATAGCTTTTACTCATGGTTCTTATTCATCAGATAATAATTTGAAATATAGTTATGAGAGATTAGAGTTCTTAGGTGATGCTGTTTTAAGTTTAATTGTTTCCGAATATTTATATAATAAGTATCCTGATTGTGAAGAGGGAAGTTTGACAAAACTAAGAGCAAATTTTGTTTGTCAATCAGCATTAATATTTTACTCCCATGAATTAAATTTAAGGGATTATATTAGGATTTCTTCTGATAATATTTATTTAACAGAAAATGAAATCTTATCTGTTACAGCAGATATTTTTGAATCATTTTTAGGTGCAATTTTTTTAGATCAAGGTATTGAATTTGCAAAAGATTTTGTTTCAAAAACAATATTCAAATATATAGATGAAGGAAGAGTATTTTTCTTTGATTACAAATCTTTAATAAAAGAATATGGGGATTCTTGTGAATTGAGAGTTAGTTATGAAATTTTAGATGAAATTGGTTTTCCTCATGATAAAACTTTTACAATGGCTATTTTAATCGATGGAAAACAGATGGGTATTGGTAAAGGTAAAAATAAGAAAGAAGCAGAACAAGCAGCTGCTAAAGAAGCTATTAGCAAATTAAATATTGGTGTTTTAAATGAAAAGTGA
- the metX gene encoding homoserine O-acetyltransferase MetX produces the protein MKSESVGVVKTKYFNIKEPIKLESGKSLDNVTVAYETYGVLNKDKNNAILICHALTGDAHAAGWHEGDKKPGWWEIIIGPGKALDTDKYFIICSNVLGGCKGTTGPNSINPKTGKQYGLDFPVITIKDMVDVQKLLIDSFGISNLVAVIGGSMGGMQVLQWIISYPKMMKKAIPIATTARSSPQQIAFNEVGRQSIYSDLNWAGGNYYESGKTPKNGLSVARMVAHITYLSEESMYLKFGRDLQDKDEISYDLSLDFQVESYLHHQGESFVKRFDANSYIFITKAVDLFDLSVNNSLIDGFKNVESKVGIISVDSDWLYPTEQSTDILTALNANDVEVSFSQIKSNYGHDAFLLEKGQLNYIISQFLSENIVADLMKRGGPTIKEDVNVKQAAKLMLDTHVTHIPVVDDEKKLIGIFTSWDLSKSIATNCENLKDIMTTSVKYCHADDPIEEIARMMNKYHISALPVVDDDFEVQGIITTDQISNMFS, from the coding sequence ATGAAAAGTGAATCTGTTGGTGTTGTTAAAACAAAATATTTCAATATTAAAGAACCCATTAAATTAGAAAGTGGAAAATCTCTTGATAATGTTACAGTAGCTTATGAAACATATGGTGTACTTAATAAAGATAAAAATAATGCAATTCTTATTTGTCATGCTTTAACTGGTGATGCTCATGCAGCAGGGTGGCATGAAGGCGATAAAAAACCTGGTTGGTGGGAAATCATAATCGGGCCTGGAAAAGCATTAGATACTGATAAATATTTTATTATTTGTTCTAATGTGTTAGGTGGTTGTAAAGGTACAACAGGTCCTAATTCTATTAATCCAAAGACAGGTAAACAATATGGGCTTGATTTTCCAGTAATTACTATTAAAGACATGGTTGATGTTCAAAAATTATTAATTGACTCATTTGGAATTAGTAATCTAGTTGCTGTTATTGGAGGGTCCATGGGTGGAATGCAAGTTTTACAATGGATTATTTCATATCCTAAGATGATGAAAAAAGCTATTCCAATAGCTACTACTGCTAGATCATCTCCTCAACAAATTGCTTTTAATGAAGTTGGTAGACAATCAATTTACAGTGATTTAAATTGGGCAGGTGGTAATTATTATGAAAGTGGTAAAACTCCTAAAAATGGTTTATCTGTTGCTAGAATGGTCGCTCATATTACTTATTTAAGTGAAGAATCAATGTATCTTAAATTTGGTCGTGATTTACAGGATAAAGATGAAATAAGTTATGATTTATCACTTGACTTTCAAGTAGAAAGTTATTTACATCATCAAGGTGAAAGCTTTGTAAAACGTTTTGATGCAAATAGTTATATATTTATTACTAAAGCTGTTGACTTATTTGATCTTTCAGTTAACAACTCATTAATTGATGGATTTAAAAATGTTGAATCTAAAGTAGGAATCATTTCTGTTGATTCAGATTGGTTATATCCAACTGAACAAAGTACAGATATTTTAACAGCTCTCAATGCTAATGATGTTGAAGTTTCATTTTCACAAATAAAATCTAATTATGGCCACGATGCATTTTTACTTGAAAAAGGACAACTTAATTATATTATTTCACAATTTTTATCCGAAAATATTGTGGCTGATTTAATGAAAAGAGGTGGACCTACAATTAAAGAGGATGTCAATGTTAAACAGGCAGCTAAATTGATGTTAGACACTCATGTAACCCATATACCTGTTGTTGATGATGAAAAAAAGCTAATTGGTATTTTTACCAGTTGGGATTTATCAAAATCAATTGCTACTAACTGTGAGAACTTAAAAGATATCATGACCACTTCAGTTAAGTATTGTCATGCAGATGACCCTATTGAAGAAATCGCTCGTATGATGAATAAATATCATATTTCTGCTCTTCCAGTTGTTGATGATGATTTTGAAGTTCAAGGTATTATAACAACTGATCAAATTAGTAACATGTTTTCATAA